TGCTCTGATCCCTTCATCAACCAGCTGGTTCTTTTCCTGGAAGCTGTTATTGTTGGATTTGGCTCTTTCCTTATTATTCTCTTATCCTATGTATTCATTGCAGTTTCTATCCTGAAAGTGGCCTCATTCAAAGGCTGTGTCAAGGCATTCAAGACATGTGGAACCCACCTGGCAGCAGTAACTCTCTTCTATGGCACAGTCTTCTCTGTGTACATGCACCACAGCTCTCAGCACTCCACAAAGCAAGACAAGATGCTGTCTGTGGTCTATACCATCCTCATCCCCATGGTAAACCCTCTGATCTATAGCCTGAGGAACACTGAGATCAAGGAGGCCCTCAAGAGAGTGCTGAAGAAGGCAGCACATTTACCTCAGAAAGCATAGCATCTGTGCAGGTGCCATCCTTAATAGGAATTCAGGAGTGAAAACATTGAGGAGTCCTTCTCTAGA
The genomic region above belongs to Mus pahari unplaced genomic scaffold, PAHARI_EIJ_v1.1 scaffold_13132_1, whole genome shotgun sequence and contains:
- the LOC110315112 gene encoding olfactory receptor 1440-like, whose translation is MAPSLCWRMVAGVYGSGFFSSFVQTVACFNLYYCGPNVIRHFFCDIPQIIPLSCSDPFINQLVLFLEAVIVGFGSFLIILLSYVFIAVSILKVASFKGCVKAFKTCGTHLAAVTLFYGTVFSVYMHHSSQHSTKQDKMLSVVYTILIPMVNPLIYSLRNTEIKEALKRVLKKAAHLPQKA